The window ATGACAGTGATTTCATCTATGTCAATGTGATTTAATTTTTTATTAAATATTTGCAGAATACTGCCTGTTTTAGCCTGCAGATGAATGCAAACATTTTTCAAATTTCTAAAAATGATGTTGACTTCAGTGGAATATTCGTTCCTTATGAATAAGTTTTTATAGAAAACAGAAAAACCGGAATTATGGCGCTTATAACAGAGGGAAAAGCCAAATTAAATATAAGCAAGGCTAAGGTTGTCTCAAGGAGGATGCCTGTTTTCTATAATCCTGTCATGGAGCTGAACAGGACTATTTCTGTTCTTGTTTTGAATTCGGCTCCCAAAAGGAATATGCAGATAGCTTTGCCATTAGCTGGATCGGGTATTAGAGGGATTAGATTTTTGAAAGAGCTGAGAAGGGGGAAAGTGAAGAGCATAAGCTTTAATGATTATGATGTAGAAGCTGCTGAAGCCATAAGAGGCAATTTAAGGCTGAACAATATCCCAGAGAAGAAAGCTAATGTCAGCAATCATGACGCTAACCTATTCTTATTGAATTCATCGGGCTTTGATTATATTGATATTGACCCCTTTGGCTCGCCAAACCCCTATCTGGACAGCACTGTCAAGAGAATTAGTCGGGGAGGGATAATAGCTGTTACTGCAACCGATACATCTGCTCTGTCCGGAACATACCCAAAAGCTTGTCTTCGAAAGTACTGGGCTTTGCCTTTAAGAAACGAGCTGATGCATGAGATAGGATTGCGGATATTGATACGGAAGTGCCAATTAATCGGGGCTCAGTTTGACAAGTCCCTGTTGCCTGTCTTTTCTTATTCCAAAGACCATTATATGCGTATCTTTTTTAAGTGTAAAAAGGGGAAAGAGAGAGTTGACAGGAGCATGAAGCAGCACGGCTGCTATTCGGAAAGCGGCCCGATGTGGCTGGGCAGGCTTTGGGATGAGGAGCTGGTTTCCAGGATGCATAAGTCGTCTTCGGGCATAAGGCTTTTGGAAACAATAAGAAGCGAATCTAAGATTGATACAGTGGGCTTTTACCATATTCCTTCTTTTGTGAAGAGAAATAGGCTTGGAAAGATGCCGAAGCAGGACAGGATAATTTCAGGGATAAGGAAGAAAGGATATAAGGCAAGCCTGACCCATTTTAAGGAAAACAGCCTAAGAAGTGATATCAGCGAGAAGAAATTAGCGGGGATTATAAAGAAGCTGTAGCTTATTTACAGGAAATTAACCAATAGCCCTTCTAACGTCAATAACTTCAGCAGAGGCAACCTCTTCAAACTCAGCTATTTCTTCAGCGACAGGATCGGGAGAGCCCCTTGCTTCATCCATCACAAAGGTTATGTTTATCGATTTAAGACCGAAAGCTACAGGCTCTTTCTTTACTTTGGTTTCGCCATTATCGTTAAATGACTTTATCTTTTCAAGGCTTTTTTTCTCTAAAGATTCCAGCTCTATTTCAGGGGAAGCGGGCATTATCCTTACAGTCGCTATTGCTTTTGCCATTTAATTAGGGCCCTCAAACCCGCATTTAGAGCATTTGTACTTAACGGCAAGCTTCCTGCACTGGGAGCACCTTATTATTGTCTCTTCTCCGCATTTTGGGCATTCAAATATTGCCCTGCCGTGGTCATTGGCAAGCCTTTGCCTGCATGTGGTGCATACTAATTTTTCCTCTGCCATGGGGTTCGGGATTAATCGGAGATTTAAAAATCTATCGATACACCGGCAAAAATTATACTGAGCTTTGGTTTGGGCAAACTAAATCTGATTTTAAAATTGCCCCGCCTTAGAAAGCTGATTCGACAGTCTTTTCCTGCCTGTCTATCCTAATAGCCTTTCCAAGAAATTTTTCACATACATAGGCATTGCCCAGAACATGCTGGCTTATCCTGCATGTTTTCAAAGAGCCGCCGAATAAAGCAATAAAAGGAACTAACTGGTCTGCCAGGTATATATCCACAGGGGCCTGCTTTAAGGAGCTGACCAGGGATGATGCAGCATCCCTTCCTACTTTCTCGGATTTTCTGCCTTTTCCGCCTAAAGAGTCGGAGCCGGTTATTATCGGATTAGCAAAATCTATTTCGCCTTTACGGGAAGACCTTGCCCATAATGTAATCCCTGAGCCTGTGCTTGCGGATTCCTGATATTCCGCCCTTATATTTACGGGGCAGCCAAGGGGCGATAAGAAGAGTTTTGCGCTTTTTGCCTGCCTCTCAGCAACTTCTTTGGTGCAAAGATCTTTTGAGGCATGGGATATTCCCTTGACCTGCAGCAGGCTTCCTTTTCTTTCCAACTGAATCCTTTTTTCTTTTGTTGGCTTTGCTTTTATACCACTTATATCTTTTTTATCCGGCTTTATGTCTAATTCTATCTCGCCATTGCCTTTGGGATAATACCCTCTCTTCCTTAATCTGAAAGCTATTTTTCCTGCGTATTTTGCAACCTGGGGCAGGAATACGTTTGCGAAATAATCCGATGGAGGTGACCAGCTCACGTCAGTGCCACCCCTTATTTTAAGCTTAACATTGCCCGGAGCAAAAAGTGCCGGGATAATAAGGCTCTGGAGCAGAAGAGTTATAGAGCCTGCTGTTTCAATGTCTATGCTGAAATTCCCGGAATTTATCTTTCCAGGATAATATGTTATTGTTTCTGCTCCTAATTGCGCGTTTTCAGCTTTCCCGCTGCATAGCTGCCCCAAGGCTTTGATGCAGTAGAGATGCTGGTTTTTTAATCCCTGCCTTTTCCTGTTTTGCCTTATGTTTTTTATGATGAAGGGCTTTCCTGTTAGGGAAGATAAAGCGAGTGCTGTCCTAAGCATCTGGCCGCCGCCCTCGTATTTCGAGCCGTCTATCCCTATCATAAGATTTGTGAATTCTTTTTATTTATATAGTTTTATTAAATCGGCAAAGCCCTTGATTTTGGGGCCAACAATTTTTTTAGCTTACATCCCCAGTAGATTTTATTTTTTGCCCTATTTCTACAATATAAACTATTTTGTGATGTAAGCTTTTTTCGGTTAACATAGCCACTTAAAATATGCCAAAATTCAGGCAAGCTATTCTGGGGCATAATAAACTATAGAGTTCTATCTTATATAAGGAGAGTTTATAACGCTTTTAAAACTTTATAAAGCTTTATTTATCTTTTTTAATTAGAGAAAGATTTTTAAAGCAGTTTAGTATTTTATGTGCTATGGAAGCCAAACTAGCATTATTAGTGATATTTTTATGCTTATTTGCAGGAACTTGCCACAGCGCCACTTTACACGGGGCTGTATATGATTCTGATTATGACCTGCTTAAGGATTCCGAGGTTGAGATAAACACAACGCCAAAGCAGAGCCATATAGCCAATGACGGGCTTTATTTCTTTTATGTTCCTATAGGGACATATGAAATAACTGTTGAGAAATATTACCAGAAACAGCTGGCATATTCTAAAAGCACGATTGTTGAGATAAGCAAGGATGGAGAATTCAGGATTGATTTAATGGCAGAGCTGCTGCCAGGCGTGAACATACCCGAAAAAGAAGCTAAAGGCCCCTCTTTCTTTACTTTAGTCAGGGCCAGATTAGGGGTGTGGATTTATGCTCTTG of the Candidatus Woesearchaeota archaeon genome contains:
- a CDS encoding elongation factor 1-beta, producing MAKAIATVRIMPASPEIELESLEKKSLEKIKSFNDNGETKVKKEPVAFGLKSINITFVMDEARGSPDPVAEEIAEFEEVASAEVIDVRRAIG
- a CDS encoding RNA-binding protein is translated as MAEEKLVCTTCRQRLANDHGRAIFECPKCGEETIIRCSQCRKLAVKYKCSKCGFEGPN